The following are from one region of the Salvia splendens isolate huo1 chromosome 2, SspV2, whole genome shotgun sequence genome:
- the LOC121789031 gene encoding uncharacterized protein LOC121789031 yields MSRCFPFPPPGYELKGRPDDVDAIIKGKQKHKKHKDERGKNDKKENGERKKKERGAEKHKDKKDKKRKREKHRDKKDKNKDKEKSVGPLESQNDHMPVPDSEPTDRIQGERTAVKLGNRVKNDGSMGVQMVQKVTILERQKTNLSDKVQENGNVRLGIKDLRDCSRMADCQSFQVDSRSLENGRNSYGENQIKVEEGKERNEYGYRIGTGEGGTSMNADRNKNEKVKGKKGKEEYKRELTGFMNCKVKENTSDVNLLHFPSDLLKENIDCQGKLPKLKELNGFLHAKDSGVRLIASDQVDQTGTSIRPCQNTINIGVVGKRAVITDEKKVNGKLSSPQSVIDNVRNIGPCQAAAYNRKTENGRVHINSHVVSNGVISPHIVRIQRKMEPCQTSKNVAMAKQINSSFDQKVPSSHPQVEIGGKMAVQALDASHMRMHTNESSISGSLEGKKHSSSRKLKVTTTTNTKPPHPDVNYLSQILTVPEVEWPQSHDQEWLFDRQHSETKRPKLASPETKHVWSEAIHLKSSDVPALPYVTPY; encoded by the exons ATGTCTCGCTGTTTTCCCTTTCCGCCGCCTGGATATGAGTTGAAGGGTAGACCCGATGATGTGGATGCGATCATAAAG GGGAAACAAAAGCACAAGAAGCACAAGGATGAGAGGGGGAAGAATGATAAGAAAGAAAACggtgaaagaaagaaaaaggagagaGGCGCAGAGAAACACAAAGACAAGAAGGATAAGAAACGAAAGCGGGAGAAACACAGAGACAAGAAGGATAAGAATAAAGATAAAGAAAAGAGTGTAGGGCCCTTGGAGAGCCAAAATGATCATATGCCTGTTCCAGATAGTGAACCAACGGATAGAATCCAGGGCGAGAGAACTGCCGTCAaattgggaaatagagttaaaAATGACGGATCAATGGGTGTCCAAATGGTTCAGAAAGTCACAATTTTGGAAAGGCAAAAGACCAACTTGTCAGATAAGGTGCAAGAGAATGGTAATGTCAGGTTGGGTATTAAGGATCTGAGAGATTGCAGCAGAATGGCTGATTGTCAAAGTTTCCAAGTTGATTCAAGAAGTTTGGAAAATGGCAGGAATAGTTATGGAGAAAATCAAATTAAGGTTGAGGAGGGAAAGGAAAGAAATGAATACGGATACAGGATTGGCACAGGTGAAGGGGGTACTAGCATGAATGCAGATCGAAATAAGAATGAGAAAGTAAAGGGCAAGAAAGGAAAAGAGGAGTATAAAAGAGAGTTAACTGGGTTTATGAATTGCAAGGTCAAGGAAAATACAAGTGATGTTAATCTTCTACATTTTCCCTCAGATCTTCTGAAGGAGAACATTGACTGCCAGGGAAAGCTTCCAAAGCTGAAGGAGTTGAATGGCTTCTTACATG CCAAAGACAGTGGAGTTCGTCTCATCGCGTCTGATCAAGTTGATCAAACCGGAACTAGTATTCGTCCTTGTCAAAATACTATTAACATAGGCGTGGTGGGTAAAAGAGCTGTTATTACAGATGAGAAGAAGGTGAATGGCAAGCTTTCATCCCCTCAATCGGTGATTGATAACGTAAGGAATATTGGACCTTGCCAGGCCGCAGCATATAACAGAAAAACCGAGAATGGTAGGGTTCATATTAATTCTCATGTTGTGAGTAATGGCGTTATCTCCCCTCACATTGTCCGTATTCAAAGAAAGATGGAACCATGCCAGACTAGCAAGAACGTTGCAATGGCCAAGCAGATCAATAGCAGTTTTGACCAAAAAGTTCCATCCTCACATCCACAAGTGGAGATTGGAGGAAAAATGGCTGTGCAAGCGCTAGATGCTAGCCATATGAGGATGCATACAAATGAGTCGAGTATTAGTGGTTCTTTAGAAGGTAAGAAACACTCTTCATCAAGAAAGCTGAAggtcaccaccaccaccaacacGAAGCCTCCTCACCCTGACGTGAACTACTTGAGCCAGATACTAACTGTTCCTGAGGTAGAATGGCCACAAAGCCATGATCAAGAATGGTTGTTTGACCGCCAACATTCAGAAACAAAGAGGCCCAAATTAGCATCCCCGGAGACGAAACATGTCTGGTCAGAAGCCATACATTTGAAGTCTTCAGATGTGCCCGCGTTGCCATATGTCACTCCTTACTAG
- the LOC121761478 gene encoding GTP cyclohydrolase 1-like, translated as MGVLDECHYNVGVENRVSVGSVAIEDAVRVLLLGLGEDINREGLRKTPLRVAKALRDGTRGYLQNVKDIVSGALFPESGLESSVGSAGGAGGLVIVRDLDLFSYCESCLLPFQIKCHVGYIPSGQRVVGLSKLSRVAEVFAKRLQDPQRLANEICAALQHSIKPTGVAVVLQCSHIHFPNFQTALFDPNHQGCVKLSVMSGSGAFDDEKASIWTDFLGLLRFRGLTADDAHSRGSLDKSWCPSRTICKMAASDPPLLAAVSSILYALGEDPLREDLVDTPARFVNWLMNFKNSNVDMKLNGFVRGSKRESSLAPPRDFSHICSELNLLFWSQCEHHLLPFHGVVHIGYYSSSRVISNVGKSLLQSVVQFYGFKLQVQERLTRQVAEVASSILGEDVIVVVEASHTCMISRGIEKLGSSTATIAVLGRFSTDPTARAKFLQIIPSSA; from the exons ATGGGCGTTTTAGATGAATGCCATTACAACGTGGGAGTAGAGAATAGAGTGAGTGTTGGGTCTGTGGCCATTGAGGATGCTGTGAGAGTGTTGTTGCTGGGCTTGGGTGAGGATATCAATCGCGAAGGTCTTCGTAAGACGCCTCTTCGTGTGGCCAAGGCCCTCAGAGATGGGACTCGAG GCTATCTTCAGAACGTGAAGGACATTGTCAGCGGCGCTTTGTTTCCCGAGTCTGGGTTGGAAAGCAGTGTTGGTTCTGCTGGCGGAGCAGGCGGGCTTGTCATTGTACGGGATCTTGATCTCTTCTCGTATTGTGAGTCTTGCTTGCTTCCGTTCCAGATCAAGTGCCATGTAGGTTACATCCCATCTGGCCAGCGTGTTGTGGGGCTGAGCAAGCTTTCTCGGGTTGCTGAAGTCTTCGCCAAGCGCCTTCAAGATCCACAGCGACTGGCCAATGAAATCTGCGCAGCTCTGCAGCACAGTATCAAGCCAACGGGCGTTGCTGTCGTTCTCCAGTGCTCCCACATCCATTTCCCGAACTTCCAGACTGCCCTATTCGACCCGAATCACCAAGGATGTGTGAAGTTATCGGTTATGTCAGGATCAGGAGCGTTTGACGACGAGAAGGCCAGTATCTGGACCGATTTCCTTGGCCTTCTCAGATTCAGAGGCCTAACTGCAGATGACGCCCATTCCAGAGGCTCGCTCGACAAATCCTGGTGCCCTTCTCGCACCATCTGCAAGATGGCTGCATCAGACCCGCCTCTGCTTGCCGCAGTTTCCTCAATCCTGTATGCCCTGGGCGAGGACCCGTTGAGAGAGGATCTGGTGGACACCCCTGCTCGATTCGTCAACTGGCTGATGAACTTCAAGAACTCAAATGTGGACATGAAGCTCAATGGGTTCGTACGAGGTAGCAAGAGGGAATCGTCTCTAGCACCACCCAGAGATTTCAGCCACATCTGCTCCGAGCTGAACCTGCTGTTCTGGTCACAATGCGAGCACCATCTGCTCCCGTTCCACGGCGTTGTGCACATAGGGTATTACAGCTCGAGCCGTGTCATCAGTAACGTGGGGAAATCGCTTCTGCAGTCAGTGGTGCAGTTCTATGGGTTCAAACTGCAGGTGCAGGAGAGGCTAACCAGACAAGTGGCCGAGGTAGCTTCTTCGATCTTAGGTGAAGACGTGATCGTGGTCGTTGAAGCTAGTCATACTTGTATGATATCTCGAGGGATCGAGAAGCTAGGAAGCAGCACTGCCACCATTGCTGTACTAGGTCGATTCTCCACTGATCCCACAGCGAGGGCCAAATTTTTGCAGATAATTCCGAGTTCAGCTTGA